A genomic region of Nymphaea colorata isolate Beijing-Zhang1983 chromosome 2, ASM883128v2, whole genome shotgun sequence contains the following coding sequences:
- the LOC116249155 gene encoding xyloglucan endotransglucosylase protein 2-like, translated as MASALTVMFLGFFLWPSVTNAAAPRKPIDVPFQKNYVPTWAQEHIKYINGGTEVQLVLDKSTGTGFQSRGSYLFGHFSMQMKLVPGDSAGTVTAFYLSSQNSEHDEIDFEFLGNRSNQPYILQTNVFTGGKGNREQRIYLWFDPTREYHSYSVLWNMYQVVFFVDDVPIRVFKNSKDLGVRFPFNQPMKIYSSLWNADDWATRGGLEKTDWNKAPFVASYRSFHIDGCEASVNEKVCATQGRRWWDQQEFRDLDGLQYRRLRWVRQKYTIYNYCADRARIPTMPPECARDRDV; from the exons ATGGCGTCTGCTCTTACGGTAATGTTCTTGGGCTTCTTTTTGTGGCCTTCTGTCACCAACGCAGCGGCTCCTAGGAAGCCCATCGATGTGCCATTTCAGAAAAACTACGTGCCAACCTGGGCTCAAGAGCATATCAAGTATATCAATGGAGGCACTGAGGTGCAACTCGTGCTAGACAAATCCACAG GTACTGGTTTCCAGTCTAGGGGCTCATACTTATTTGGTCATTTCAGTATGCAAATGAAGTTGGTCCCAGGGGATTCGGCAGGAACAGTTACTGCCTTCTAT CTCTCTTCTCAAAACTCGGAGCACGACGAGATAGATTTCGAGTTCCTTGGCAACAGAAGCAATCAACCTTATATATTGCAGACCAATGTTTTCACTGGTGGCAAGGGAAACAGAGAACAGAGGATCTACCTCTGGTTTGATCCCACACGAGAATACCATTCCTACTCTGTTCTCTGGAACATGTACCAAGTAGT TTTCTTTGTAGATGACGTTCCCATCAGGGTGTTCAAGAACAGCAAGGATCTGGGAGTGAGGTTCCCCTTCAACCAACCGATGAAGATATACTCCAGCCTCTGGAATGCAGATGATTGGGCGACCAGAGGGGGGCTGGAGAAAACAGATTGGAACAAGGCGCCATTTGTGGCATCCTACAGGAGCTTCCACATTGATGGTTGCGAGGCGTCCGTGAACGAGAAGGTGTGCGCCACACAGGGCCGCAGGTGGTGGGACCAGCAAGAGTTTCGGGATCTCGACGGCCTGCAGTATAGAAGGCTACGCTGGGTTAGACAGAAATACACAATCTACAATTACTGTGCAGACAGAGCCCGGATTCCTACAATGCCACCAGAGTGCGCCAGGGATAGAGATGTCTGA